CCGAGTTCGACATCGGCCTTGAGGGCGACCGAGTCATAGCCCTGCACCAAGGGATACAAGAATTCGTGGATGGCGATAGGCTGGCCGCCGGTGTAGCGCTTATGGAAGTCGTCACGTTCCAGCATGCGGGCGACGGTGTGTTTGGCGGCGAGGCCGATGAGATCGGCCGCGGACATCTCGCCCATCCAACTGGAATTGAACATGACCAGGGTCTTTTCCGGGTCGAGTATCTTGAAGATCTGCTGTTCATACGTGCGGGCGTTTTCGATTACTTCATCGCGCGACAAGGGCTTGCGCGTCACGTTTTTGCCGGTAGGGTCACCTATCATGCCGGTGAAGTCGCCGATCAGAAACAGAACTTCGTGACCCAAGTCCTGGAATTGACGCAGTTTGTTGATGAGCACGGTGTGGCCGAGGTGCAGGTCGGGCGCGGTGGGGTCGAAACCGGCCTTGATGCGCAGAGGCCGGCCTGACCGGAGGCGTTCGCGCAATTCACTTTCTACTAATATGTCCTGGGCCCCGCGCTTGATGATCTCCAGGGTCTCGGCGGCGGATGTCATGGTGTTTCCTTAGAAATTTGCGACAAGATTAGCATATTTTGGGGCTCTCTCCGGCCTGACAGCCGAGCAATCCGCCGGAACAATGAAGATTGTGGCACGAAATTTGAGAACGGCAGTAGATTAAGTCTGGGTAAAGAGCATTGACCGGAGCGGCCAATCCGATTATGGTAGCGGTTGTTTTTTATTAAGGGGGTTGCCCATGCACTACATGACCTTTCTGAAGCGTCTATTAGAGTTGCCCATGCTCCCGGAACCCCAGAAACCCGCATTTTCACACCTGCATTGGGCGGTGCTGCTGGCCAGCCTGGTCATCATAAGCAGCTTCTTGGTACTGATATCCGGTAAGGCCGAGGCGACCCGTGACGAGGGATCGGTACTGGCCAAGCGAGCGGCCGATCCCGGCCTCGCCAACAAAGCCACCGGAACCGTCACTCTTCCCCTCACTCTCCCTCCCTCGCCGCAAACTACTCAGATACCTCCACCGCAATCCATTGCTCCTCAACAGGCATGGCAGACCCTTACGGTAGGGCGCGGCGACAATCTTTCGGTTCTGTTCAACCGGCTGGGACTAAGCGGGCAACAGGTGCAGGACGTCATGGACCTTGGGGACGTAACCAAGCCGTTGACCCGCCTCAATCCCGGTCAACATATCAAGCTCCGGCTGGATGATAACAAGCAGCTTCAAGAGCTGGTGTACGAGGTGCAGGAGAAATCGCTGCGCGTGTTCCGCGAGCAAGGCAAGCTTCAGGCCAGCAGTATGAGCCAGGAGGTAGAGAAGCGGGTACGTTATGCCACGGGCGTGATCAAAAGCTCGCTGTTCGAGGCCGCTCAGTTGGCGGGGATGAAGGACACCTTGACCTTGCAGATGGCCAAGATCTTCGGCTGGGATATAGATTTTGCGCAAGACCTGCGTGAGGGCGACAGCTTCACGGTGGTCTACGAGGAGCACTACATGAACGGCGAGCGGCTACGCGATGGCGACGTCCTTTCCGCCGAGTTTACCAATCAGGGTAAGACCTATAGCGCGCTACGCTTCAAGGACGGCGACAGGAGCCCCGGTTATTTCACCCCCGAGGGCCTGAGCATGCGCAAGGCCTTTTTGCGCACGCCGGTGGACTTCACCCGGATCAGTTCCGGCTTTTCGGTGGCCCGCTATCACCCTATTTTGCACCGGATGCGCGCTCACATGGGGGTGGATTACGCCGCGCCCAACGGCACGCCGATCCGTGCGGCGAGTAATGGTAAGGTGGCGTTCAAGGGCGTGAAGGGCGGGTATGGCAATACCCTCATCCTGCAACACGCCGGCACGTACAGCACCCTCTATGGACACATGTCGGGGTTCGCACGCGGGATTCGTCAGGGCAGCCCGGTGCAGCAGGACCAGGTGATCGGCTATGTGGGGCACAGCGGCCTCGCCACCGGCCCGCACCTGCATTACGAGTTCCGCATTGCCGGCGCGCACCGTGATCCCTTAAAAGTCGCGCTACCCAAGGCTGAGCCGATTCAGCCCAAATACAAGGCCGAGTTTTCCAAGCAGGCGCGCAGCCTGGTTGCGCAGATGGATCTGTTCAAGAACGGTTCGAGAATCGCAGCCGCCGCCAACTCGCCGTGACGGCCTTGGCCGGATGAGGTTGGCCGAATGAATTCGGCCCTACAGTCTTCAATGCATGTCTAGCCTTTTTATCGGGCTGATGTCCGGCACCAGCATGGACGCGGCGGATGCCGCGCTGGTGGATTTCAGCGCCGGCGAACCCAAGCTCATCGCCACCCACCGCACTCCGCTCACAGCGGAGCTGCGCGCCGCCCTGCTCGCGCTGTGCATCCCCGGCCCGAACGAGATCGAGCGCATGGCGGAACTCGATGCGCGGCTGGGCGAACTCTTTGCCGAGGCCGCGCTTGCGCTGTTAAAAAAATCCGGCGTTAACGCCACTGAGGTACTGGCCATCGGCAGCCACGGCCAGACCGTCCGTCATCAACCCACCGGCCCCTATCCGTTCAGTCTGCAGATCGGCAATCCCGCATTGATCGCACAACGCACCGGCATCACCACCATCGCCGATTTCCGCCGCGCGGACATCGCGGCGGGCGGCCAAGGCGCGCCGCTGGCGCCCGCGTTTCACAACGCGGTGTTGCGCTCCTCCGGGCATGATCGCGTCATCGTCAACATCGGCGGCATGGCCAACATCACTATCCTTCCCAAGGACGCAAAGCAACCCGTCACGGGTTTTGATACCGGGCCGGGCAACGTGTTGCTCGATGCGTGGGCCGAACGCCACCTCGGAAAATGCATGGACGAAGACGGCCGTTTTGCGGCGACTGGCAAGATGCACGAGGGATTACTTGCCGGCCTTTTGAGCGACAGCTATTTTGCACTCGCCCCGCCCAAGAGCACGGGGCGCGAGCATTTCAATAACGCGTGGCTCGATGCCGCGCTGAAAAGTTACAGCAAGGTCTCAGCACAAGACGTGCAAGCGACACTGTGTGAACTGACCGCCGCCTCAATTGCTGTCGCCATTCAAAAACATGCTCCCGCAACTAAAGAAGTGTTGATCTGCGGCGGCGGCACGCATAACGTGCATTTGATGCAGCGCTTACGCGCGCGCTTAAGCCGGTGTTCAGTCGAATCTATTGAGAAATACGACATCAGCCCGGACTGGGTCGAGGCGATGGCCTTCGCCTGGCTGGCGAAGCAAACGCTGGAAGGAAAACCGGGGAATCTGCCGAGCGTCACCGGCGCGAGGCGTGCGGTAGTGTTAGGCGCGATTTACTCAAGCAAGATAGAAGTGTAGGGTGGGTTAGCGAAGCGTAGCCCACCGGAACAGGAACCAGCCCACAGAGTGGGTACGGCTTACCCCCCGCCCTGACCCTCTCCCAGAGGGAGAGGGAAGGCTCTCGTTTTTATCTTGTATCTTTTCTCTTGTATCTTTTATCTGTCTTTAAGAGACACATACTCCCGCAGCGCTTCGCCGGTATAGACCTGCGTCGGTCTAAAAATGCGGTTGTCGGCGATCTGTTCGCTCCAATGCGCGAGCCAGCCGGCGGTGCGGGCGACGGCGAAGATGGCGGTGAACTGGTCGGCGGGGATGCCGAGTTCGGTGTAGAGGATGCCGGAGTAGAAATCCACGTTGGGATATACGCCCTTGGCGGCCAGGCGGTCTTTCGCCGCTTCTTCGAGCGCGTGGGCTATGGCGTAATAATGGCTGACTTCACCGCCGCGGTGCTGTACCAGTTTTTCGATCAGGTCATGCAGCACCACGGCGCGAGGGTCTTTGACCTTGTATTCGCGGTGGCCCATGCCCCAGATGATTTCCTTCTGGCTGAGTTTTTTATCCAGCCAGCCTTCCACCTTGGCGGGCGAGCCGATCTCATCCAGCATGTGCAGCACGCGCTGGTTGGCGCCGCCGTGCAGCGGGCCTGAGAGCGCACCGATAGCCGCGGAGATCACGCTGTAGGGGTTGGCGAGCGTCGAGCCGGTGACCATGGCGGCGAAAGTCGAAGCGTTGATGGTGTGCTCGGCATGCAGGATGAGGCAGGCATCCATCAGCCGCGCTATGAACGGTTCGGGCTCCTTCCCGGTAAACATATAAAGGAAATTGGCGGCGAAGCCGAGATCGGCGCGCGGCTCGATCAGCTTTTCGTCGCGGCGCAGGCGCTCCCAATAGGCGACCAGCAGCGACATGCGCGCGGCGATCTTGACCGACATGGTGCGCACATAGTCCGGATCGGCGTAGGAACGCGCGCTGGCAGGCTGCGATATTTCGTCGGGATAGAACATGCCGAGGCTCGCCACAACGCTCTGCAGCATGTGCATAGGGTGGCCTTTACGCGGCAGGTGGCGCATCATGCCGATCACTTCGGGCTTGAGCACACGCTGGTTGCGCAGCTCGGTGTCGAACGCCTTGAGCCGTGCGGCATCCGGCAGCGCGCCGTCCAGCAACAGCAGCGCGGTTTCTTCGTAGCGGCTGTGCTCGGTGAGCACATCTATCGGGTAGCCGCGGTAGGCGAGTATCCCCTGCTCGCCGTCTATGGAGGAAATGCTGGACTGCGTGGCGGGGACGCCCGCAAGCCCGCGTGCGTGAGCACTCATCGTTTGATTCCTGACCTATCTAAAAAAGCTAAAAGGAGGCCTCGGCCTCCTTCTTAGGGTAACCTCAAAGCAGGCCGATTTCACACGGAGAAGGAGGAACCGCAGCCGCAGGTGGTGGTGGCGTTGGGGTTGCGGATCACAAACTGGGCGCCCTCTACGCCCTCGGTGTAGTCAATCTCGGCGCCGACCAGGTATTGGTAGCTCATCGGATCTATCAACAGGGCGACATCGTGATTGACGATCTTGGTGTCGTCCTCGTTGATCTTTTCGTCAAAGGTAAAGCCGTACTGGAAGCCGCTGCAGCCGCCGCCGGTGATGAACACACGCAGTTTGAGGGCGTCATTGCCTTCTTCGGCGATCAGTTCGCGCACCTTGGCCGCGGCGCTGTCGGTAAAGACCAGCGGGCTCGGCATTTCGTTGGACAATACGTTTGCGGTTGTGCTCATCATTCATCTCCACTGCCGGATACTATTCACTGGTAAAAAACCATTATCCCCTCTCCACCGGGGGCCGTCAATGAGACGGAAAGCCGCATTGCAGCCGTATTTCCAGCAGGCTGTTAAGGCATCAGCGCGGCGCCGCCAAGACCCGCACGTTCATCCAACCCGAACTGGATATTCATGTTCTGCACGGCTTGTCCCGCCGCGCCCTTCACCAGGTTGTCTATCACGGACAGCACGACCGCCGTGTCGCCGCCTTGCGGGCGGTGGACGGCGATGCGGCAGACGTTGGCGCCGCGCACGCTCTTGGTCTCCGGGTGGGCGCCTTGGGGAAGCACGTCTACAAACGGTTCGTCACGGTAGCGCCGTTCATAAAGCGCCTGTAGATCGGTCTTGGCGTCCTTGAGCTTCGCGTAGAGCGTTGCATGGATGCCGCGTATCATCGGCGCCAGATGCGGCACGAAGGTGAGCGCGACCGGCTGGCCGGCGGCCTGCGCGAGACTTTGCACGATCTCCGGCAAGTGGCGATGGCCGGGCACGGCATAGGCCTTGAAATTCTCACCCGCCTCGCCGAGCATGAGATTCATTTCCGCCTTGCGGCCGGCCCCGCTGACGCCGGATTTGGCGTCGGCGATGAGCTGTTGTATGTCCACCAAGCCTTGTTCAACGAGCGGCAATAAACCGAGCGTTACCGAGGTGGGATAGCAGCCTGGGTTGGCGACCAGCCGCGCCGTTTTAATGGCCGCGCGGTTCAATTCCGGCAGGCCGTACACGGCCTCGCTCAAGAGCTCAGGACAGGCGTGCGGCATACCGTACCAATGCTGCCAGAGCCTGGCGTCCTTGAGTCTGAAGTCGGCGGCCAAATCAATGACCCGCACGCCCGCGTGCAGCAATTCCGGCACCTGGGTCATGGCGGTGCCGTTGGGGGTGGCGAAA
The DNA window shown above is from Gammaproteobacteria bacterium and carries:
- a CDS encoding peptidoglycan DD-metalloendopeptidase family protein, encoding MHYMTFLKRLLELPMLPEPQKPAFSHLHWAVLLASLVIISSFLVLISGKAEATRDEGSVLAKRAADPGLANKATGTVTLPLTLPPSPQTTQIPPPQSIAPQQAWQTLTVGRGDNLSVLFNRLGLSGQQVQDVMDLGDVTKPLTRLNPGQHIKLRLDDNKQLQELVYEVQEKSLRVFREQGKLQASSMSQEVEKRVRYATGVIKSSLFEAAQLAGMKDTLTLQMAKIFGWDIDFAQDLREGDSFTVVYEEHYMNGERLRDGDVLSAEFTNQGKTYSALRFKDGDRSPGYFTPEGLSMRKAFLRTPVDFTRISSGFSVARYHPILHRMRAHMGVDYAAPNGTPIRAASNGKVAFKGVKGGYGNTLILQHAGTYSTLYGHMSGFARGIRQGSPVQQDQVIGYVGHSGLATGPHLHYEFRIAGAHRDPLKVALPKAEPIQPKYKAEFSKQARSLVAQMDLFKNGSRIAAAANSP
- a CDS encoding anhydro-N-acetylmuramic acid kinase, with amino-acid sequence MSSLFIGLMSGTSMDAADAALVDFSAGEPKLIATHRTPLTAELRAALLALCIPGPNEIERMAELDARLGELFAEAALALLKKSGVNATEVLAIGSHGQTVRHQPTGPYPFSLQIGNPALIAQRTGITTIADFRRADIAAGGQGAPLAPAFHNAVLRSSGHDRVIVNIGGMANITILPKDAKQPVTGFDTGPGNVLLDAWAERHLGKCMDEDGRFAATGKMHEGLLAGLLSDSYFALAPPKSTGREHFNNAWLDAALKSYSKVSAQDVQATLCELTAASIAVAIQKHAPATKEVLICGGGTHNVHLMQRLRARLSRCSVESIEKYDISPDWVEAMAFAWLAKQTLEGKPGNLPSVTGARRAVVLGAIYSSKIEV
- a CDS encoding citrate synthase, whose translation is MSAHARGLAGVPATQSSISSIDGEQGILAYRGYPIDVLTEHSRYEETALLLLDGALPDAARLKAFDTELRNQRVLKPEVIGMMRHLPRKGHPMHMLQSVVASLGMFYPDEISQPASARSYADPDYVRTMSVKIAARMSLLVAYWERLRRDEKLIEPRADLGFAANFLYMFTGKEPEPFIARLMDACLILHAEHTINASTFAAMVTGSTLANPYSVISAAIGALSGPLHGGANQRVLHMLDEIGSPAKVEGWLDKKLSQKEIIWGMGHREYKVKDPRAVVLHDLIEKLVQHRGGEVSHYYAIAHALEEAAKDRLAAKGVYPNVDFYSGILYTELGIPADQFTAIFAVARTAGWLAHWSEQIADNRIFRPTQVYTGEALREYVSLKDR
- the erpA gene encoding iron-sulfur cluster insertion protein ErpA, with product MSTTANVLSNEMPSPLVFTDSAAAKVRELIAEEGNDALKLRVFITGGGCSGFQYGFTFDEKINEDDTKIVNHDVALLIDPMSYQYLVGAEIDYTEGVEGAQFVIRNPNATTTCGCGSSFSV
- a CDS encoding N-acetyl-gamma-glutamyl-phosphate reductase, which produces MAQDLIKAGIVGGTGYTGVELLRLLSQHPNVELTVITSRAEAGTAVADIFPNLRGHVALKFSAPDPKTLAQCDVVFFATPNGTAMTQVPELLHAGVRVIDLAADFRLKDARLWQHWYGMPHACPELLSEAVYGLPELNRAAIKTARLVANPGCYPTSVTLGLLPLVEQGLVDIQQLIADAKSGVSGAGRKAEMNLMLGEAGENFKAYAVPGHRHLPEIVQSLAQAAGQPVALTFVPHLAPMIRGIHATLYAKLKDAKTDLQALYERRYRDEPFVDVLPQGAHPETKSVRGANVCRIAVHRPQGGDTAVVLSVIDNLVKGAAGQAVQNMNIQFGLDERAGLGGAALMP